The Deltaproteobacteria bacterium genome has a segment encoding these proteins:
- the arcC gene encoding carbamate kinase, which produces MRIVVALGGNALLRRGEPLTAEAQRRNVRIAAEALAPLAAQNQLVISHGNGPQVGLLALQGAAYKPDEAFPLDVLGAQTEGMIGYVIEQELGNLLPFEVPFATMLTMVEVDPADPGFRDPAKFVGPVYAKADADRIAAQKGWVFKQDGDKWRRVVASPLPKRIFEIRPIRWLLERGCVVICAGGGGIPTMYEPGAARKLVGVEAVVDKDACSELLAREVAADLFVMATDADAVFLDWGTPKQRGIHRAHPDALASHEFPAGSMGPKVEAACQFARATGHTAAIGALADIEAIVRGEKGTLVDGRFDGISFHR; this is translated from the coding sequence TTGCGCATCGTCGTCGCACTGGGAGGGAACGCGCTGCTCCGTCGCGGCGAGCCGCTCACCGCGGAGGCGCAGCGCCGCAACGTGCGCATCGCGGCAGAGGCGCTCGCGCCGCTGGCGGCGCAGAACCAGCTCGTGATCAGCCACGGAAACGGCCCGCAGGTCGGCCTGCTCGCGCTGCAGGGCGCGGCCTACAAGCCCGACGAGGCGTTCCCGCTCGACGTGCTCGGCGCGCAGACCGAGGGCATGATCGGCTACGTGATCGAGCAGGAGCTCGGCAACCTGCTGCCGTTCGAGGTTCCGTTCGCCACGATGCTGACGATGGTCGAGGTGGACCCGGCCGATCCCGGCTTCCGCGACCCGGCCAAGTTCGTCGGGCCCGTGTACGCGAAGGCCGACGCCGACCGCATCGCCGCGCAGAAGGGCTGGGTGTTCAAGCAGGATGGCGACAAGTGGCGACGAGTGGTCGCGTCTCCGCTGCCCAAGCGCATCTTCGAGATCCGCCCGATCCGCTGGCTGCTCGAGCGCGGCTGCGTCGTGATCTGCGCCGGCGGCGGCGGAATCCCGACCATGTACGAGCCCGGCGCCGCGCGGAAGCTCGTCGGCGTCGAGGCCGTGGTCGACAAAGACGCCTGCTCCGAGCTGCTCGCGCGCGAGGTCGCCGCCGACCTGTTCGTGATGGCCACCGACGCCGACGCCGTGTTTCTCGACTGGGGCACGCCGAAGCAGCGCGGCATCCACCGCGCGCATCCCGACGCGCTCGCGAGCCACGAATTCCCGGCCGGCTCGATGGGGCCGAAGGTCGAAGCCGCCTGTCAGTTCGCGCGCGCGACCGGCCACACCGCGGCGATCGGCGCGCTCGCCGACATCGAGGCGATCGTGCGCGGCGAGAAGGGCACGCTCGTGGACGGCCGCTTCGACGGGATCTCGTTCCACCGCTAG
- a CDS encoding DUF389 domain-containing protein, which yields MTQPAPRLQSWAESWWRAIADLGRATNERREVVLQEVQVGSVPTLTYYALLGISELIAGFALIIDSDATLIGANIVAPLMTPIFGIALGLVRGDLRLLRTALVAEFGGAAFGVALCFLLGLLPIAVEATPGLLAQTRPTLIDLMVAALAGMAGALAMIDERVSPALPGVAIATALNPPIAAIGICLSLGAYEGALQAFVLFSANVLAILAVAAAMFLLAGFVTRAEMGSLRNVARRLAPAALGLIVITALLTSFLVGRVRELRIERTIAETLDRELAQEPSTALESIEFDYGREGLQVLSTVRTPRVIPPERVKRIQDALGAALDETVTLFLRCAMTKDVTATGTASLRPYLSLNGRVVEAPIAPRMRLLQQAEQLAREVASTRPALELIDTDLVEAPSGPVIVVSIQTPRDPSPENVSAFEAALRERLADPSVRVVVRRMESSDTTSKGRILYGAAHFDTSSDELRARRAIVEGAVRARLEALPQLFVTAIDAVTGGRGWSVRAEASCARMPTPAEIRSAERTLAKQLGEPIAISLRARVELVVTGARYEGLGGPTATPTSP from the coding sequence ATGACGCAACCCGCTCCCAGGCTGCAGTCGTGGGCCGAGTCGTGGTGGCGGGCGATCGCCGACCTCGGCCGAGCCACGAACGAGCGCCGCGAGGTCGTGCTCCAAGAGGTGCAGGTGGGATCCGTCCCCACCCTCACCTACTACGCGCTGCTCGGGATCTCCGAGCTGATCGCGGGCTTCGCGCTGATCATCGACAGCGACGCGACGCTGATCGGCGCGAACATCGTGGCGCCGCTCATGACGCCGATCTTCGGCATCGCGCTCGGTCTCGTGCGCGGCGACCTGCGCCTGCTGCGCACCGCGCTCGTCGCGGAGTTCGGCGGCGCGGCCTTCGGGGTCGCGCTCTGCTTCCTGCTCGGCCTGCTGCCGATCGCGGTCGAGGCCACGCCCGGCCTGCTCGCGCAGACCCGGCCGACGCTGATCGACCTGATGGTCGCGGCGCTGGCCGGCATGGCCGGAGCGCTCGCGATGATCGACGAGCGGGTTTCCCCGGCGCTGCCGGGCGTGGCGATCGCGACCGCGCTGAACCCGCCGATCGCCGCGATCGGGATCTGCCTGTCGCTGGGCGCCTACGAGGGGGCGCTGCAGGCGTTCGTGCTCTTCTCGGCGAACGTGCTCGCGATCCTCGCCGTCGCGGCGGCGATGTTCCTGCTGGCGGGCTTCGTCACGCGCGCCGAGATGGGGTCGCTGCGAAACGTGGCGCGCCGCCTCGCGCCCGCCGCGCTGGGGCTGATCGTGATCACGGCTCTGCTCACGAGCTTCCTGGTCGGCCGCGTGCGCGAGCTGCGCATCGAGCGGACCATCGCCGAGACGCTCGACCGCGAGCTCGCGCAGGAGCCGAGCACGGCGCTCGAGAGCATCGAGTTCGACTACGGGCGCGAGGGGCTGCAGGTGCTGTCGACGGTGCGGACGCCGCGCGTGATCCCGCCCGAGCGCGTGAAGCGGATCCAGGACGCGCTCGGCGCAGCGCTGGACGAGACAGTGACTCTCTTCCTGCGCTGCGCGATGACGAAGGACGTGACCGCGACCGGCACGGCCAGCCTGCGCCCGTACCTGAGCTTGAACGGGCGGGTGGTCGAGGCGCCGATCGCACCCCGGATGCGGCTGCTGCAGCAGGCCGAGCAGCTCGCGCGAGAGGTGGCGTCGACCCGCCCCGCCCTCGAGCTGATCGACACCGATCTCGTCGAGGCGCCGTCGGGCCCGGTGATCGTGGTCTCGATCCAGACGCCGCGCGATCCGTCGCCAGAGAACGTGTCGGCCTTCGAGGCGGCGCTTCGCGAGCGGCTCGCGGACCCGAGCGTGCGCGTGGTGGTGCGGCGCATGGAGTCGAGCGACACGACCTCGAAGGGCCGGATCCTCTACGGAGCGGCGCACTTCGACACCTCGAGCGACGAGCTGCGCGCGCGCCGCGCCATCGTCGAGGGCGCGGTGAGAGCTCGGCTCGAGGCCCTGCCCCAGCTCTTCGTCACCGCGATCGACGCCGTGACCGGCGGACGCGGCTGGAGCGTGCGTGCCGAGGCCAGCTGCGCGCGAATGCCCACCCCCGCGGAGATCCGCTCGGCCGAACGAACCCTGGCCAAGCAGCTCGGCGAGCCGATCGCGATCTCGCTGCGCGCGCGCGTCGAGCTCGTCGTCACGGGAGCGCGCTACGAGGGGCTCGGCGGTCCGACCGCGACTCCAACCTCGCCCTAG
- a CDS encoding TIGR03857 family LLM class F420-dependent oxidoreductase, protein MMNELGFYTLAGQPKSPRDLIDEVRAGEALGLGSAFISERFNVKEAATLSGAVGAVSTRLGIATAATNHNTRHPMVTAAYAMTMHRLTDGRFSLGLGRGIAPMFRAYGLPKVTTAQLEDFVGILRRLFRGETIFAHDGPAGRYPLLSLGPDYAGEIPLTFTAFGPNSLALGGRAFDAVVLHTFFSDETTARCVRAVKQAAERAGRDPARVRVWSCFATVGDHLPEPLRLKKTVGRMATYLQAYGDLMVETNRWDPAPLARFRADPLVSTFPGAIDAKATTEQLEQIAKLVPAEWLAPAATGSPEACVAKIENQLALGCDGVILHGATPTELEPIVSAYRKTRVAARFAHLRANPAA, encoded by the coding sequence ATGATGAACGAGCTCGGTTTCTACACGCTCGCGGGGCAGCCGAAGTCGCCGCGCGATCTGATCGACGAGGTCCGCGCCGGCGAGGCGCTCGGGCTGGGCTCCGCGTTCATCTCGGAGCGCTTCAACGTGAAAGAGGCCGCGACGCTCTCGGGCGCCGTCGGCGCGGTCTCGACGCGGCTCGGCATCGCGACGGCCGCGACCAATCACAACACCCGACACCCGATGGTGACGGCCGCGTACGCGATGACGATGCACCGACTGACCGATGGCCGCTTCTCGCTCGGCCTGGGCCGCGGCATCGCGCCGATGTTCCGGGCCTACGGCCTGCCCAAGGTCACCACCGCGCAGCTCGAGGACTTCGTGGGAATCCTGCGCCGCCTGTTCCGCGGCGAGACCATCTTCGCGCACGACGGCCCCGCCGGGCGCTACCCGCTGCTCTCGCTCGGCCCCGACTACGCGGGCGAGATCCCGCTCACGTTCACCGCCTTCGGCCCGAACTCGCTCGCGCTCGGCGGGCGCGCGTTCGACGCCGTGGTGCTCCACACCTTCTTCAGCGACGAGACGACCGCGCGCTGCGTTCGCGCGGTGAAGCAGGCGGCCGAGCGCGCGGGGCGCGATCCCGCGCGGGTGCGGGTCTGGTCGTGCTTCGCGACCGTCGGCGACCACCTGCCCGAGCCTCTGCGCCTGAAGAAGACCGTCGGCCGGATGGCGACCTACCTGCAGGCCTACGGAGACCTGATGGTCGAGACGAATCGCTGGGACCCGGCGCCTCTCGCGCGCTTCCGCGCCGACCCGCTCGTGTCGACATTCCCCGGCGCGATCGACGCGAAGGCGACGACGGAGCAGCTGGAGCAGATCGCGAAGCTGGTCCCCGCCGAATGGCTGGCCCCGGCCGCGACCGGCAGCCCCGAGGCGTGCGTCGCGAAGATCGAGAACCAGCTCGCGCTGGGCTGCGACGGGGTGATCCTGCACGGCGCGACACCGACCGAGCTCGAGCCGATCGTCTCGGCCTACCGCAAGACGCGCGTGGCCGCGCGCTTCGCGCACCTGCGCGCGAACCCCGCCGCCTGA